CACAATCCAGAGCCACATAAGAATAACGGAGAACTTTCCAAGCCCTTGAGCACCAACCTCTTTTATACCTTTCCCTGCTCTATAAGCAACTAAGGCTGTATAATAGAGAACTATTAAGCCCATAAGAAAGGTAAGTAAGAAGAGAACAAGGGATCCTAAGGAAAGATTTACAGGATAATCAGCAAAAGTATATCCAACCCCTTTAAAATAACTCATTCTCAGGACCTCACGGGCCAAACTCATCACAAGCACGGTTATACCGAGGAACAAGGCTGTTGAAACCGCATACCGGGAGGGATTTTTCTGAATATAAAAAAGAAAAGCAATAAATAAAAGAGCCACAATAAGGGCCAAAATAAAATAGGGATTGGTCATGAAATTGAGATCCTTCGGGAGAGTAATCAACCAGAGAAATCCAGACACAGCTTGAAGAAGGGAAAAAATAAGAACAAGCTTGGCACCAAGTCTTTCTACCCAATTAAGATAGTTAGAATCATACTTTCTTCTAAAATATCTGGAATAGAAAATCAGCCATACTCCGGTTACTGCAAGAGCAGGGAACATAAAATGCAGGAATCTAAAGATTTCAAAACCATGGAGATATTTTCCACTTGAGATATAGGTATGGTTAAGGGTTGCAAAGTTTGGCCATTTTTCTGGATATAGCTGGGTAACTGCAAGAGAATGCATAACTATTCCTGCAAAAAGGAGCAATGCAAGAGAAAGTATTGGCCAGATAATTTGCCCTCTTCCTTTATAACCACCTCCAAGGTAAAAGAAATAGGCAAAAACAAAGGCAAGGGCAATGAAGGCAAGAAAAGCAAGAGCCCAGACCGCAGAAAGGGTATTGGCAGTATACCAGAAAGGATCATAAATGACCTGAATAAAAAGTAAAGGAGCAACTCCAAGAACAATGGCCCAGGAAATTGAATTTACCACAAGTCTTGAAAGGGAAGAAGAAAGTTTTATCCAGTAATCTTCATTTTTTATTTTTCCCCAGATAATAAGAGCAAGGGATCCAATAACAAGATTGACAAGTAAAATGTGAAGGGCAAAGGTTAAAACAAGAAAAAAATCAAAAACAATGGGTGGAGAAGGAAGCCCTGCAACATCTCTCATTGCTTTGATATATTCTCCTATAGCCATGGCTTACCTCCTTATTTTTTAATTAAGGTAAAAAGATATTCTGCAGCCACTTTTCTTTCTTCATCATTGCCAGCAAAGGGTGGCATATATGGAAAGGAACCAAGGGCAGAAAGAAAGGCATCAATATCCTCAGGACTCTGAGGAGAAAGTTTGCCAAAAAGTGCAGGAAGAGGTCTTATTCCCTTTTGCGTAAAAGCATGACAATTGGCACAATTGTGAAGGGCAATGATTCTTCCTACTTCCAAACGATTTTCTGGGGTAATTTTTCTCAGGGATTCAGGTAAATAACCAAGTCTTGGAAGAAGCCCCTCTTTTTGAATTATTTCTATTTCTGCTTTGATATTTTTGGCAGGAAGATCCTTTGCTACAACTTGATGTCCATACATGAAATAATTGATAATATAGGGTCTTCTCAATCCCTCTCTAATTCCCTCGGCACAAAGAATTCCAAGGAAGGCAATAATAATCATAAGAAAAGAAAGTAAAAAATTATTAAGCCTTGGGATCAAAAAACCTGTAAGGATAAAATAAAAACTCAAAATCAGGTAACTTGCCAAAGCATACTTTCCAAGTTTAACCAGATAGGGAAGACCGCTGTAAATATCTTTCATATTTTGGGGAAGTTTAGAAGAATACCATATAATAAAAAGACCTCCCAGAATCATTCCAACAAGGGAAATTCGTGAGATAATTTTGGTAAGATCTGATTTGGTATTTTCTTTAAGGGTGGAGGTAATAACAAGACCGTAAATTCCTGCAACCCCAAACATCAAGAAAGTTCTTGCAAAAAGTTGAGGAAAATATGTAGGATTGAAGAAACCATCAAAGAAGTCACCTGTTTCAAGCCATTTTCCAGGGGTTAACATAAAGGCAAGAATTCCCGTGATAATAATCATGCTGATCCAGGCTGCAATGGCATAAAGATAACCTATGCGGATATGAGTTTTTGGATCAACTTTTCCAAGGGTATAATAGTAAGCATAGATGGTTGCAATCTCAATAAGGAAAAAGACCCATTCTGTTGCCCAACCCCAGACATAGTTGTGAATCAGCCCTGATATTCCCCTTGGACTTGAGACAGTTGCAGAATACCAGATACCAATTCCTGAAAGGGAACCAAAGATGAAGCTGAAGATTAAAAGTAAAAGGGTAAAGCGTTTGACAAAATCAAGGTAATCAAGCCGATTCCGTGCGTAGGCAAGCTTCTCTATGAAAACTGTTACCCATAGAGCTGCAACTGCAAGATGGGAAGGCAAAACATGAAAAGAGGCAATAAGCCCTATAACTAAAGCTGAACTTAAATAGGGCACTTCCCATATTGGATACATACCCCCCCTCCTTTTAAAGGAATTATTTGATTAAAAATTGTATAGAAATTTAAGAATGTAGTCAAGGGTAAATTTTTAAAATGAGAAAAAAGGGGGGATAACCCCCAAAGATCTTCCTTAGTTATCAAGTTCAGAAGGATTCCAGGTATCAGCTACTTTTCCAGCAAGCTCGGGTGAGGGTTTAAGAGTGGTTTTTCCTGGTCTCCAGTTAGCAGGACAGGCCTCAGCCCCACCTGTTGCCCTAATGTGCTGTGCTGCCTCAATCATTCTTACAAGCTCATCAAAATTTCTTCCCACCGGGGCATCGTAAATGTGGCTAATTCTAATTATTCCATCAGGATCTATGAGGAAGGTTCCTCTTAAATTAATACCTATTTTTTCATCATAAACACCATAAAGGGTTCCAATTTTCCCTCCCAGGTCTGAAGCCATGGGGAAGGGGAATCCTCCTGGAATGAGTTTAGAGAGTTCTGTTTCCTGCCAGACCTTATGAACAAAGACCGTATCAATGCTAATAGCCAGAAGTTCGGTGTTCAATCTTTTCAGATCTTCAGCCTTGGCAGCAACTGCTGCCATTTCTGTGGGTCAGACAAAGGTAAAGTCAGCTGGATAAAAGAAAAGAACCAGCCATTTGCCTTTGTAATCGGAAAGCTTAACAGGTTTAATACCTCCATCCCTAAAATAGGCCTGAGTCTCAAACTCTGGAGCTTGAGTGCCGGGTCTCACACACATACCACACCTCCTCAAAAGTGTTTTTATTTAATATAAGTTCTTTAAATAAAAGTTCAATACTCATTAGTATATTTAATAAAAAAGACCTTTTAAGAGGTAAAAAAGGCATAAGTTCAGATCCTTACAAGAAGAAGGAATGGCGGAAAAGGGTGCAAAATATTGTAAAATGTGATAAGAGGATAATCATTTTGTCTACCAAAAGAGGCAGATTTCAAGTCTCAAAAGATATGGACTTATACAGAGGGTTGACAAGTATTAAAAACTGATTATATTTTAAGCAGATCTTTAAAAGGACGCGGGGTAGAGCAGCCTGGTAGCTCGTCGGGCTCATAACCCGGAGGCCGTGGGTTCAAATCCCACCCCCGCAACTTTTCAATAGAAATTTTCTTCCTCCTTTAAAATCTATATGAGGTATTTAGGTGAAAAATTTAGAACGCATAAAAAAACAGATATTAAGGATACTTGTCAAAAAGCCATCTACCTTTTGGGAACTTATCAATTTCCAAGACGCCCATCTTTCTCTTTTTTTAGAGGCCCTCAAAGATCTTCTTGATGAAGGCAAAATTATTTACGATAAACCCCTTTTTAAACTAAAAAAAAATCTTCCTGATATTAAGAAATTTTCTGATCCAGGCTGTCTTTTCTGCAAACCCTTTGATAACGATCCCTTTTGGAGGATCCTTTTAGAAGATTTTAAAGCTCTCACGCAGGATAGACCTCTTCCTACCAGTGATTATGATCAGGGTTTTATCCGACCCGAGGATACCCTTAAGAGAACCGCCTTTATTTATTTAAGGGGAGATCTTGAGGATGCAGAGGTATTTATTTTGGGGGATGACGATCTTATTTCTCTGGCCATGGCCCTGACAGGGCTCCCTAAAAGGGTGGTTGTGGTAGAAATTGATGAGAGAATTAACACCTTCATAAAAGAAACAGTTAAAAAAATTGGGTTTAAAAATCTTGAGGTGTATAACTACAATGTGATTGAAAGTCTTCCTGAGGATTTGAAAGGGAGTTTTGATATCTTTGTAACGGATCCGGTGGAGACAAAAAAGGGGTTAAAACTTTTTGTTGCACGCTGTATAAGTAGTCTAAAAGGACCTGGTTCAGCTGGATATATGGGGTTTACCCATCGGGAGGCCTCTTTGGAGAAGTGGCGAGAATTCCAAAGCTTTCTGCTTGACTCAGGGTTTGTTATCACAGATATACTTAGAGATTTTACTACCTATCCTGAGGAGGAAAATGCCTGGGAGGATTTCTATAGAACCTACAGGATTATGAAGGAATTTGACCTTGATCTCCCCGAGGTAGACTGGTATAAGTCCTGTTTTATACGTTTTGAGGTAGTTG
This window of the Caldimicrobium thiodismutans genome carries:
- a CDS encoding cytochrome ubiquinol oxidase subunit I; translated protein: MYPIWEVPYLSSALVIGLIASFHVLPSHLAVAALWVTVFIEKLAYARNRLDYLDFVKRFTLLLLIFSFIFGSLSGIGIWYSATVSSPRGISGLIHNYVWGWATEWVFFLIEIATIYAYYYTLGKVDPKTHIRIGYLYAIAAWISMIIITGILAFMLTPGKWLETGDFFDGFFNPTYFPQLFARTFLMFGVAGIYGLVITSTLKENTKSDLTKIISRISLVGMILGGLFIIWYSSKLPQNMKDIYSGLPYLVKLGKYALASYLILSFYFILTGFLIPRLNNFLLSFLMIIIAFLGILCAEGIREGLRRPYIINYFMYGHQVVAKDLPAKNIKAEIEIIQKEGLLPRLGYLPESLRKITPENRLEVGRIIALHNCANCHAFTQKGIRPLPALFGKLSPQSPEDIDAFLSALGSFPYMPPFAGNDEERKVAAEYLFTLIKK
- a CDS encoding bis-aminopropyl spermidine synthase family protein, whose product is MKNLERIKKQILRILVKKPSTFWELINFQDAHLSLFLEALKDLLDEGKIIYDKPLFKLKKNLPDIKKFSDPGCLFCKPFDNDPFWRILLEDFKALTQDRPLPTSDYDQGFIRPEDTLKRTAFIYLRGDLEDAEVFILGDDDLISLAMALTGLPKRVVVVEIDERINTFIKETVKKIGFKNLEVYNYNVIESLPEDLKGSFDIFVTDPVETKKGLKLFVARCISSLKGPGSAGYMGFTHREASLEKWREFQSFLLDSGFVITDILRDFTTYPEEENAWEDFYRTYRIMKEFDLDLPEVDWYKSCFIRFEVVEGPHLLEITPPKDLEELYFDEEAWATPLPSYLEKES
- the prxU gene encoding thioredoxin-dependent peroxiredoxin (Most members of this family contain a selenocysteine.) codes for the protein MCVRPGTQAPEFETQAYFRDGGIKPVKLSDYKGKWLVLFFYPADFTFVUPTEMAAVAAKAEDLKRLNTELLAISIDTVFVHKVWQETELSKLIPGGFPFPMASDLGGKIGTLYGVYDEKIGINLRGTFLIDPDGIIRISHIYDAPVGRNFDELVRMIEAAQHIRATGGAEACPANWRPGKTTLKPSPELAGKVADTWNPSELDN